The Populus alba chromosome 6, ASM523922v2, whole genome shotgun sequence genome contains a region encoding:
- the LOC118048494 gene encoding trihelix transcription factor GT-3b, which translates to MEGLHHHLHHHQQQIQQQHHISVNVDTSDRFPQWSIQETKEFLMIRAELDPTFMEKKRNKVLWEVISKNMKEKGYNRSAEQCKCKWKNLVTRYKGCETIEPESMRHQFPFYNELQAIFTSRMQRMLWVDAEGAASGSKKKAVHLSSDEEEDNEEISEGEKGSSRKRIRKGKAVGGASCSSGNSNSLRETLEDFMKQQMQMEMQWRETFEARENERRMKEMEWRQIMEGIENERTTMDRRWREIEEQRRAREEARAEKRDALITALLNKLN; encoded by the exons ATGGAGGGTCTTCACCACCACCTTCACCACCATCAGCAGCAAATACAGCAGCAGCATCACATCAGTGTAAACGTTGATACAAGTGATAGGTTTCCTCAATGGAGTATTCAAGAAACGAAAGAGTTCTTGATGATCCGTGCAGAACTGGATCCAACTTTcatggagaaaaagagaaacaaagttTTGTGGGAAGTTATCTCTAAGAATATGAAGGAAAAGGGTTATAATCGTAGCGCAGAGCAGTGCAAGTGCAAGTGGAAGAATCTTGTTACACGATACAAG GGTTGTGAGACGATAGAACCTGAGTCTATGAGGCACCAGTTTCCTTTCTATAATGAGTTGCAAGCGATTTTCACATCGAGGATGCAAAGAATGTTATGGGTTGACGCTGAAGGAGCGGCAAGTGGGTCGAAGAAGAAAGCAGTGCACCTATCTTCTGACGAGGAGGAGGATAATGAAGAAATTAGCGAAGGAGAGAAGGGTAGCAGTAGAAAGAGGATCAGAAAGGGCAAGGCAGTTGGTGGAGCAAGTTGTAGTAGTGGAAATAGTAATAGCTTGAGAGAGACTTTGGAAGATTTCATGAAGCAACAGATGCAAATGGAAATGCAATGGAGAGAAACATTCGAAGCAAGGGAAAATGAGAGAAGGATGAAGGAGATGGAGTGGAGACAAATTATGGAAGGAATAGAGAATGAGAGGACAACGATGGATAGAAGATGGAGAGAGATAGAGGAGCAAAGAAGGGCGAGAGAAGAAGCTAGGGCTGAGAAGAGGGATGCCCTTATCACAGCACTTCTAAACAAGCTTAATTAG
- the LOC140955676 gene encoding uncharacterized protein, with protein MASENNYVQPAIPRFDGHYDHWSMLMENFLRSKEYWSLVEQGINEPTVGSVLTDAQTKILEDQKLKDLKAKNYLFQAIDRGILETILHKNTSKQIWDSMKKKYQGSTRVKRAQLQTLRKEFEILHMNTGESVDGYFSRTLAIANRMRIHGDKMEDVTIIEKILRSMSAKFNYVVCSIEESHNIEELLIDKLQSSLLLHEQRMVSIIPEEQVLKVSMNGGVLSRGYGRGRSWGRGGTGRGGRGRGYDQKPFDKSRVQCYNCHRYGHYQYECTDKEEKVNLVEAEAEEEMLFNGIS; from the coding sequence ATGGCATCAGAAAATAATTACGTGCAACCTGCAATCCCACGCTTTGATGGTCATTATGACCATTGGAGTATGCTGATGGAAAATTTCTTGAGGTCAAAGGAGTATTGGAGTCTTGTGGAACAAGGAATCAATGAACCAACAGTTGGAAGTGTGCTGACAGACGCACAAACCAAGATTCTTGAAGATCAGAAACTGAAGGATCTTAAAGCAAAAAATTACTTGTTCCAAGCAATTGATCGGGGGATTTTAGAGACCATTCTCCACAAGAACACATCCAAGCAGATTTGGGACTCAATGAAGAAGAAGTATCAAGGATCAACAAGAGTGAAGAGGGCGCAGCTTCAAACTCTTCGCAAAGAGTTTGAAATTCTCCACATGAATACTGGAGAGTCAGTCGATGGTTATTTTTCACGCACTCTTGCAATTGCAAATAGAATGCGAATACATGGTGATAAAATGGAGGATGTTACGATAATTGAGAAGATTCTTCGATCAATGTCTGCAAAGTTTAACTATGTAGTCTGCTCCATTGAAGAATCACACAACATTGAAGAACTTTTGATTGATAAGCTACAAAGCTCATTGCTATTGCATGAGCAGCGGATGGTGAGCATTATTCCTGAGGAACAGGTTCTGAAAGTATCAATGAATGGTGGAGTACTTTCAAGGGGATATGGAAGAGGTCGCAGCTGGGGCAGAGGAGGTACAGGACGTGGTGGAAGAGGTCGTGGTTATGATcaaaaaccatttgacaaatcACGAGTTCAATGTTATAATTGCCACAGGTATGGCCATTATCAGTATGAGTGCAcagataaagaagagaaggtgaATCTTGTAGAAGCTGAAGCCGAAGAAGAAATGCTTTTTAATGGCATTtcttga
- the LOC118048506 gene encoding omega-3 fatty acid desaturase, chloroplastic, with the protein MASWVLPECGLKPLPQFWPRPRNGIINPSKPRFLYTNRTLTDLKRLPFDKFSRGCFRERNWGLKVSAPYRVASLDGEEDNEVIGFNGVGEDEETKFDPGSPPPFKLSDIRTAIPKHCWVKDPWKSMSYVVRDVAVVFGLAAAAAYFNNWVVWPLYWAAQGTMFWALFVLGHDCGHGSFSNNNKLNSVVGHILHSSILVPYHGWRISHRTHHQNHGHVENDESWHPLPEKIYKSLDGITKMLRFTVPFPMLAYPIYLWSRSPGKSGSHFDPNSDLFVPSERKDVITSTLCWSAMAALLVGLSFVMGPVQLLKLYGVPYVGFVMWLDLVTYLHHHGHEDKLPWYRGKEWSYLRGGLTTIDRDYGWINNIHHDIGTHVIHHLFPQIPHYHLIEATEAARPVFGKYYREPKKSGPLPFHLIGVLIRSMRKDHYVSDTGDVVYYQSDPQHGGSSSE; encoded by the exons ATGGCTAGCTGGGTGTTACCAGAATGTGGCTTAAAGCCTCTCCCTCAATTTTGGCCTAGACCCAGAAATGGAATCATCAACCCTTCAAAGCCAAGATTTTTGTACACAAACAGGACTCTCACAGATCTAAAAAGGCTCCCTTTTGATAAGTTTTCAAGAGGGTGTTTTAGGGAGAGAAATTGGGGGCTTAAAGTGAGTGCTCCATATAGAGTTGCATCATTAGATGGGGAGGAAGATAATGAAGTTATTGGCTTTAATGGGGTTGGGGAAGAtgaggaaacaaaatttgatCCCGGTTCACCCCCTCCGTTTAAATTGTCTGATATTAGAACTGCTATACCAAAGCATTGTTGGGTTAAAGATCCATGGAAGTCAATGAGTTATGTTGTTAGGGATGTTGCTGTGGTTTTTGGTTTAGCTGCCGCAGCTGCTTATTTTAACAATTGGGTAGTTTGGCCTTTGTATTGGGCTGCTCAAGGGACAATGTTTTGGGCACTTTTTGTTCTTGGACATGATTG TGGCCATGGGAGTTTTTCCAATAACAACAAGCTAAATAGTGTGGTGGGGCATATTctgcattcttcaattcttgtACCTTACCATGGATG GAGAATTAGCCATAGAACTCATCATCAAAACCATGGACATGTTGAGAATGATGAATCATGGCATCCG CTCCctgagaaaatatataaaagtctGGATGGCATTACAAAAATGCTACGATTCACTGTGCCGTTTCCCATGCTTGCATACCCCATTTATCTT TGGAGCAGAAGTCCTGGAAAATCTGGTTCACACTTTGACCCAAACAGTGATTTGTTCGTCCCAAGTGAGAGAAAAGATGTAATCACTTCCACCTTGTGTTGGAGTGCAATGGCTGCTTTGCTTGTTGGCTTATCTTTTGTAATGGGTCCTGTTCAACTGCTTAAACTCTATGGAGTGCCATATGTG ggttttgttatgtggctggATTTAGTGACTTACCTGCATCACCATGGTCATGAAGACAAACTTCCTTGGTATCGTGGAAAG GAATGGAGTTACTTGAGGGGAGGGCTTACGACAATTGATCGTGACTATGGATGGATTAATAACATTCATCATGACATAGGAACCCATGTCATTCATCATCTCTTTCCTCAAATCCCACACTATCACTTAATTGAAGCA ACTGAGGCTGCAAGACCAGTGTTTGGGAAATATTACCGAGAACCAAAGAAGTCAGGCCCTCTGCCTTTTCATCTAATTGGAGTTTTGATAAGAAGCATGAGAAAAGATCACTATGTTAGCGACACAGGGGATGTTGTTTACTACCAGAGTGACCCGCAACATGGTGGCTCATCATCGGAGTAA